A genomic window from Candidatus Kouleothrix ribensis includes:
- a CDS encoding mechanosensitive ion channel, which produces MSPSLQLTALALVPLAAGLAVVALLLTLRRLLRRMGVTHGVGLAFLSGTLALSLAAAYWLWLAEQGRPADARIRTVLLAALVCSWGFVALGLAEHALLRRRRAQGQATLPRLALDIGRALAFIVVILLTLNLVLGVQLSSIVISSTVASAVIGLALQDLLKNVFAGIALQAERPFDVGHWVEINKQTGQIVEMSWRATRMITVDGNYVIYPNSLLAQSELTNYTLGSPIQAVHAQVGVGYSHPPNLVKQVLSQAALASADVCRDPPPSVKLVQYGDYSVTYDIKFWLYSYDRYPEKRDTVMSNAWYHLHRAGIKLPFPIREVYLHQVDPLSEADQHHVYVENLVATLRQVDLFTALDTAELHNLAEHVQLRLYGKGEPLARQGEAGDTFFIIRSGRVRIDVDDIVGDALPAVTVNHLGPGEFFGEMGLLTGAVRGATVIAEADTEALVVARPDIAPLLQANPQLPDRLGAILAQRLEMNRAVLATRSAADMPADEISRPTLAQRIRSLFGLG; this is translated from the coding sequence TGGTGCCGCTCGCCGCCGGGCTGGCGGTTGTGGCGCTGCTGCTGACACTGCGCCGGCTGCTGCGCCGCATGGGTGTGACCCACGGCGTCGGGCTGGCCTTTCTGAGCGGCACGCTCGCGCTGAGCTTGGCGGCGGCCTACTGGCTGTGGCTGGCCGAGCAGGGCCGCCCGGCCGATGCGCGCATCCGCACGGTGCTGTTGGCCGCGCTGGTGTGCAGCTGGGGGTTCGTGGCGCTGGGGCTGGCCGAGCACGCGCTACTGCGGCGCCGGCGCGCCCAGGGCCAGGCCACGCTGCCACGGCTGGCACTCGACATCGGGCGCGCGCTGGCGTTCATCGTCGTGATCCTGCTGACGCTCAACCTGGTGCTGGGCGTGCAGCTCAGCTCGATCGTCATTTCGTCGACGGTCGCCTCGGCCGTGATCGGCCTGGCGCTCCAGGATCTGCTCAAGAATGTGTTTGCCGGCATTGCGCTGCAAGCCGAGCGCCCGTTCGATGTTGGCCACTGGGTCGAGATTAACAAGCAGACCGGCCAGATCGTCGAGATGAGCTGGCGCGCGACCCGCATGATCACCGTCGATGGCAACTACGTGATCTACCCCAACTCGCTGCTGGCTCAATCGGAGCTGACCAACTACACGCTCGGGTCGCCGATCCAGGCTGTGCATGCGCAGGTTGGCGTGGGCTATAGCCACCCGCCGAACCTGGTCAAGCAGGTGCTCAGCCAAGCCGCCCTGGCCTCGGCCGATGTCTGCCGCGACCCACCGCCCTCGGTCAAGCTGGTGCAGTATGGCGATTATAGTGTTACATACGACATCAAGTTCTGGCTCTACAGCTACGATCGCTACCCCGAGAAGCGCGATACGGTGATGTCCAACGCCTGGTATCACCTGCACCGCGCCGGCATCAAGCTACCCTTCCCCATCCGCGAGGTGTACCTGCACCAGGTCGACCCGCTGAGCGAGGCCGATCAGCATCACGTGTATGTCGAGAACCTGGTCGCTACGCTGCGCCAGGTCGATCTATTTACGGCACTCGATACGGCCGAGCTGCACAATTTGGCCGAGCATGTGCAGCTGCGCCTGTATGGCAAGGGCGAGCCGCTGGCCCGCCAGGGCGAGGCTGGCGACACCTTCTTCATCATCCGATCTGGGCGCGTGCGCATCGACGTAGACGATATTGTGGGCGACGCCCTGCCGGCAGTGACCGTCAACCACCTCGGGCCGGGCGAGTTCTTCGGCGAGATGGGCCTGCTAACCGGGGCGGTGCGCGGCGCCACCGTGATCGCCGAAGCAGACACCGAGGCGCTGGTGGTGGCGCGCCCCGATATCGCGCCGCTGCTACAGGCCAACCCGCAGCTGCCCGACCGGCTCGGCGCCATCCTGGCGCAGCGGCTCGAGATGAACCGCGCCGTGCTGGCCACACGTAGCGCAGCCGACATGCCTGCCGACGAGATCAGCCGGCCGACGCTGGCGCAGCGCATCCGCAGCCTGTTCGGGCTGGGCTGA
- the fabG gene encoding 3-oxoacyl-ACP reductase FabG — MSIELKQRVAVITGGANGIGRATALAFAEAGAAVAIWDMVDQAGQALAEEICARGGQAAFWHVNVTSNADVDTAVAAVLNQFGRIDILVNNAGITRDSQLIKIKEGEVIGKMNEADFDAVLSVNLKGVFTCTQAIAPVMVRQGYGRIINAASVVALYGNFGQTNYVATKAGVIGMTKVWARELGKRGITANAVAPGFIATDMTRGMPDKVLAAMIERTPVGRMGEPRDIANAYLFLASEEASFINGTVISVDGGLVLGT, encoded by the coding sequence ATGAGCATTGAACTCAAACAACGGGTCGCCGTCATCACCGGCGGCGCAAACGGCATCGGCCGCGCCACCGCGCTTGCGTTTGCCGAAGCCGGCGCGGCTGTGGCGATCTGGGACATGGTCGACCAGGCCGGCCAGGCGCTGGCAGAAGAGATCTGCGCGCGCGGCGGCCAGGCGGCGTTCTGGCACGTCAACGTCACCTCGAACGCTGATGTCGACACGGCCGTCGCCGCCGTGCTCAACCAGTTTGGCCGGATCGATATCCTGGTGAACAACGCCGGCATCACCCGCGACTCCCAGCTGATCAAGATCAAGGAAGGCGAGGTGATCGGCAAGATGAACGAGGCCGACTTCGACGCGGTGCTGAGCGTCAACCTGAAGGGCGTGTTCACCTGCACGCAGGCCATCGCGCCGGTGATGGTGCGCCAGGGCTATGGCCGGATCATCAACGCAGCCTCGGTTGTGGCACTGTACGGCAACTTCGGGCAGACCAACTACGTGGCCACCAAGGCCGGCGTGATCGGCATGACCAAGGTGTGGGCGCGCGAGCTGGGCAAGCGCGGCATCACCGCCAACGCAGTCGCACCTGGCTTCATCGCCACCGACATGACCCGCGGTATGCCCGACAAGGTGCTGGCCGCGATGATCGAGCGCACGCCGGTGGGCCGCATGGGCGAGCCCCGCGACATCGCTAATGCCTACCTGTTCCTGGCGTCGGAAGAGGCCAGCTTCATCAACGGCACCGTCATTAGCGTCGACGGCGGCCTGGTGCTCGGCACGTAA
- a CDS encoding GNAT family N-acetyltransferase produces MSEFPIRALSEADRAWVRRFIAEHWGDEVLIAHGQAFRPHEHAGFAAFDGESCVGLLTYRLERGECEVLSIDSLREGAGVGSALLAAAVAAARAAGCARAYLITTNDNMRALRFYQRRGFALVALRPRAIERARALKPSIPLVGFGGIPLRDELELELWL; encoded by the coding sequence ATGAGCGAGTTTCCGATCCGCGCGCTCTCCGAGGCCGACCGGGCGTGGGTGCGACGGTTCATCGCCGAGCACTGGGGCGATGAGGTGCTGATCGCGCACGGGCAGGCGTTTCGCCCGCACGAGCACGCCGGCTTCGCGGCCTTCGACGGCGAGTCGTGCGTGGGCCTGCTGACCTACCGGCTGGAGCGGGGCGAGTGCGAGGTGCTGTCGATCGACAGCCTGCGCGAGGGTGCGGGCGTGGGCTCGGCGCTGCTGGCGGCGGCGGTGGCCGCGGCGCGCGCGGCCGGCTGCGCGCGCGCCTACCTGATCACCACCAACGACAACATGCGCGCGCTGCGCTTCTACCAGCGGCGCGGCTTCGCGCTGGTGGCGCTGCGGCCGCGCGCGATCGAGCGCGCCCGCGCGCTCAAGCCGTCGATTCCGCTGGTGGGCTTCGGCGGCATCCCGCTGCGCGACGAGCTTGAGCTTGAGCTGTGGCTGTAG
- a CDS encoding acetate--CoA ligase has translation MQPISPIVRRWRQDATDDPDQFWARAAGELAWLRQWDRVFEWDYPTFRWFVGGQTNLAYNALDHHVKRGWGGHAALIYATERGERQVFTYAMMLHQVERIAAALRGMGIKKGDRLTIYMPVCPESIMLMLATVRIGAMHSVVFAGFGAGAIADRVKASGSRLVFTTDKTYRKGKDVALKGLVDAAIDLGCDAVEHVVVLRRGGVEASTRERDLDWNDFLARGEGHSGSYEPMESNEPAFILATSGTTAKPKLAIHKHGGYQVHIHSMGSWVFGMKDTDVWWATSDIGWIVGHSYIVYAPLLRGATTIAFEGSIDYPSPALIWQLIEEFGVTGLFTSPTAVRLLMRYGEQYAQGVDLSSLERVFCAGEVLNAPAWVWLQQTVLKDRIPVIDHMWQTETGGPIFGNPYGLAMLPIKPGSSGVPLPGIEAVILTADGEPVPAGEKGIMAIKRPFPGLTAELWGEPERYGRDYWERITGVYSTGDSAHIDEDGYVWFAGRADEIIKIAAHRLGTIEVETAFLKHHAVAEAGVTGRPDELRGEVISGFIVLKQGFTPSEELRKELIDTVRNELGPVAVIGDIEFVNMLPKTRSGKIMRRVLKAVTMGVPPGDTSTIEDESSVEEARHAFEALRSEVAKP, from the coding sequence ATGCAACCGATCAGCCCGATCGTGCGTCGCTGGCGGCAGGATGCGACCGACGACCCCGATCAGTTCTGGGCACGTGCCGCCGGCGAATTGGCCTGGCTACGCCAGTGGGATCGCGTCTTCGAATGGGACTACCCGACCTTCCGCTGGTTTGTTGGCGGGCAGACCAACCTGGCCTATAACGCGCTCGACCACCACGTCAAGCGCGGATGGGGCGGCCACGCCGCGCTGATCTACGCCACCGAGCGTGGCGAGCGCCAGGTGTTCACCTACGCCATGATGCTGCACCAGGTCGAGCGAATCGCGGCGGCACTGCGCGGTATGGGCATCAAGAAAGGCGACCGCCTGACGATCTACATGCCGGTGTGCCCCGAATCGATCATGCTCATGCTCGCGACTGTGCGCATCGGCGCGATGCACTCGGTGGTGTTTGCCGGCTTCGGCGCCGGCGCCATTGCCGACCGGGTCAAGGCCAGCGGGTCGCGGCTGGTGTTCACCACCGACAAGACCTACCGCAAAGGCAAGGACGTGGCGCTCAAGGGCCTGGTCGATGCGGCGATCGACCTGGGCTGCGACGCGGTTGAGCACGTGGTGGTGCTGCGGCGCGGCGGCGTCGAGGCCTCGACACGCGAGCGCGATCTCGACTGGAACGACTTCCTGGCGCGCGGCGAGGGCCACAGCGGCAGCTACGAGCCGATGGAATCGAACGAGCCGGCGTTCATCCTGGCTACCTCGGGCACAACTGCCAAACCCAAGCTGGCCATCCACAAGCACGGCGGCTACCAGGTTCACATCCACAGCATGGGCAGCTGGGTGTTCGGCATGAAAGACACCGACGTGTGGTGGGCCACCTCCGACATCGGCTGGATCGTCGGCCACTCGTATATCGTCTACGCGCCGCTGCTGCGCGGCGCCACCACGATCGCCTTCGAGGGCTCGATCGACTACCCCAGCCCGGCGCTGATCTGGCAGCTGATCGAAGAGTTCGGCGTCACCGGCCTGTTTACCTCGCCCACGGCCGTGCGCCTGCTGATGCGCTACGGCGAGCAATACGCACAAGGCGTCGACCTCTCATCGCTCGAGCGGGTGTTCTGCGCCGGCGAGGTGCTGAACGCGCCGGCATGGGTATGGCTACAGCAAACCGTGCTGAAAGATCGCATCCCGGTGATCGACCATATGTGGCAGACCGAGACCGGCGGGCCGATCTTCGGCAACCCGTATGGCCTGGCCATGCTGCCGATCAAGCCCGGCTCGTCGGGCGTGCCGCTGCCCGGCATCGAGGCCGTGATCCTCACGGCCGATGGCGAGCCGGTGCCGGCCGGCGAGAAAGGCATCATGGCGATCAAACGCCCCTTCCCTGGCTTAACCGCCGAGCTGTGGGGCGAGCCCGAGCGCTATGGCCGCGACTACTGGGAGCGCATTACGGGCGTGTACTCGACCGGCGACTCAGCTCATATCGACGAGGACGGCTACGTCTGGTTCGCCGGCCGCGCCGACGAGATCATTAAGATCGCTGCGCATCGCCTGGGCACGATCGAGGTAGAGACTGCGTTCCTCAAGCATCATGCCGTAGCCGAGGCCGGCGTGACCGGCCGGCCCGACGAGCTGCGCGGCGAGGTGATCTCGGGCTTTATCGTGCTCAAGCAGGGCTTTACGCCCTCGGAAGAGCTGCGCAAAGAGCTGATCGATACCGTACGCAACGAGCTGGGGCCGGTGGCGGTGATCGGCGACATCGAGTTCGTCAATATGCTACCAAAGACGCGCTCGGGCAAGATCATGCGCCGCGTGCTCAAGGCCGTGACCATGGGCGTGCCGCCTGGCGACACCTCCACGATCGAAGACGAAAGCTCGGTCGAAGAAGCCCGCCACGCCTTCGAAGCACTGCGCAGCGAGGTCGCGAAGCCGTAA
- the acs gene encoding acetate--CoA ligase, producing the protein MTVNQQNPTAAEHAGEHQKFYYPPEALAESSNIMAYAREKGFANVDDLYAWTIQNPQQFWGDMASRFLDWYQPWEQVLDDSAAPFFKWFTGAKTNVVHNAIDRHAQGANKDKPAIIWESEQGETRIFTYAQLAVEVNRFANILKSQGVQKGDRVTIYLSRVPELVIAMLAVVKIGAMHSVVYGGFSTEALHSRIEDAQSKVLITGDGGWMNNKIVELKKITDEAVDRAEAIVQRVIVLKRTGHEVLMKAGRDVWWHELAALPGMDDPCPTEPMESEDPMFMLYTSGTTGAPKGLVHTCGGYQVQVAATLSFVFDIKPDDIYWCAADPGWITGHSYIVYGPLMLGATEVIYEGAPSYPNPARWWSVAEKYGVTILYTAPTAIRGLMRFGEDWPNKHDLSKLRLLGSVGEPINPEAWRWYHRVIGNDRCPIMDTWWQTETGAFMITPNPTTPLKPGSGTMPFLGIECDVLTEEGEPASGADDGLLVIKRPWPSMLRTIYGDPQRYVQQYWTRLPGFYTAGDAARKDEDGYYWVIGRIDDVIKVSGYRLGTAEVESALVSHPAVAEAAAIGLPHELKGQAIHTYVILRQGFEPSDALADELRAHVGKEMGPIARPETINFVPGLPKTRSGKIMRRVLKARALGLPEGDTSTLES; encoded by the coding sequence ATGACCGTCAACCAGCAGAATCCCACGGCTGCCGAGCACGCGGGCGAGCATCAGAAATTCTACTACCCGCCCGAGGCGCTAGCCGAAAGCTCGAACATCATGGCCTACGCGCGCGAGAAAGGCTTCGCGAACGTCGACGATCTGTACGCGTGGACTATCCAGAACCCACAGCAGTTCTGGGGCGACATGGCCTCCAGATTCCTCGATTGGTATCAGCCGTGGGAGCAGGTGCTGGATGACTCGGCCGCGCCATTCTTCAAGTGGTTCACCGGCGCGAAGACCAACGTGGTGCATAACGCGATCGACCGCCACGCACAGGGCGCAAACAAAGACAAGCCGGCGATCATCTGGGAATCGGAGCAGGGCGAGACCAGGATCTTCACCTACGCCCAGCTGGCGGTCGAAGTCAACCGCTTTGCGAACATCCTCAAATCGCAGGGCGTGCAGAAGGGCGACCGTGTGACGATCTACCTCTCGCGCGTGCCCGAGCTGGTGATCGCCATGCTCGCGGTGGTGAAGATCGGCGCTATGCACTCGGTGGTGTATGGCGGCTTCAGCACCGAGGCGCTGCACTCGCGGATCGAAGATGCCCAGTCGAAGGTGCTGATCACCGGCGACGGCGGCTGGATGAACAATAAGATCGTCGAGCTGAAGAAGATCACCGACGAGGCAGTCGACCGCGCCGAAGCGATCGTCCAGCGCGTGATCGTGCTCAAGCGCACCGGCCACGAGGTGCTGATGAAAGCCGGCCGCGACGTGTGGTGGCACGAGCTGGCGGCCCTGCCGGGGATGGACGACCCGTGCCCGACTGAGCCGATGGAATCGGAAGACCCCATGTTCATGCTGTACACCTCGGGCACCACCGGCGCACCCAAGGGCCTGGTACATACCTGCGGCGGCTACCAGGTGCAGGTGGCGGCAACGCTCAGCTTCGTGTTCGACATCAAGCCCGACGATATCTACTGGTGCGCGGCCGACCCCGGCTGGATCACCGGGCATTCCTACATCGTCTACGGCCCGCTGATGCTCGGCGCCACCGAGGTGATCTACGAGGGCGCGCCAAGCTACCCCAACCCGGCGCGCTGGTGGAGCGTGGCCGAGAAGTATGGCGTGACGATCCTGTACACCGCGCCAACCGCCATCCGCGGCCTGATGCGCTTCGGCGAAGACTGGCCGAACAAGCACGATCTGTCGAAGCTGCGCCTGCTTGGCTCGGTCGGCGAGCCGATTAACCCCGAGGCCTGGCGCTGGTACCACCGCGTGATTGGGAACGATCGCTGCCCGATCATGGATACCTGGTGGCAGACCGAGACCGGCGCGTTTATGATCACACCTAACCCGACCACCCCGCTCAAGCCTGGCTCGGGCACTATGCCATTCCTGGGGATCGAGTGCGATGTGCTGACCGAAGAGGGCGAGCCGGCCAGCGGCGCCGACGACGGCCTGCTGGTGATCAAGCGGCCCTGGCCCTCGATGCTGCGCACGATCTACGGCGACCCGCAGCGCTATGTGCAGCAGTACTGGACGCGCCTGCCCGGCTTCTATACGGCCGGCGACGCCGCGCGCAAAGACGAAGACGGCTACTACTGGGTGATCGGCCGGATCGACGACGTGATCAAGGTCTCGGGCTACCGCCTGGGCACCGCCGAGGTCGAGTCGGCGCTGGTGTCGCACCCGGCCGTGGCCGAGGCTGCCGCGATCGGCCTGCCGCACGAGCTGAAGGGCCAGGCCATTCACACCTACGTGATCCTGCGGCAGGGCTTCGAGCCAAGCGATGCGCTGGCCGACGAGCTGCGCGCCCACGTGGGTAAAGAGATGGGCCCGATCGCGCGCCCCGAGACGATTAACTTCGTGCCGGGCCTGCCCAAAACACGCTCGGGCAAGATCATGCGGCGCGTGCTGAAGGCCCGTGCGCTCGGCCTGCCCGAAGGCGACACCAGCACGCTCGAATCGTAG
- a CDS encoding 3-oxoacyl-ACP reductase FabG has translation MGRLDGKVALVTGGSRGIGRAIVLELANEGAKVALNYQSSDARAQEVADEIASIGGTCMLAKADVAHPEEARAMVKRVVEQLGRLDVLVNNAGITRDKSIRKMTDEDWLEVVQTNLNAVFFCTSAAIPVMVEQAYGRIINVSSMNGQTAAFGQANYGASKGGIIAFTKTAAVELARFNITVNAICPGFTMTDMLAKVPTNIQDQIRSKIPLGRFGTPEDMAKAVTFLVEGGDYITGQQININGGAYM, from the coding sequence ATGGGACGGCTGGACGGCAAAGTTGCACTTGTGACCGGCGGATCGCGTGGGATCGGCCGCGCGATCGTACTCGAGCTGGCCAACGAAGGCGCCAAGGTGGCGCTCAACTACCAGAGCAGCGACGCGCGCGCGCAAGAAGTCGCCGACGAGATCGCCTCGATCGGTGGCACATGCATGCTCGCCAAGGCCGATGTGGCGCACCCCGAAGAGGCCCGCGCCATGGTCAAACGCGTAGTCGAGCAACTCGGCCGGCTCGACGTACTGGTAAATAATGCCGGTATCACGCGCGACAAGTCGATCCGCAAGATGACCGACGAGGACTGGCTCGAGGTGGTGCAGACCAACCTCAACGCCGTGTTCTTCTGCACCTCGGCCGCCATCCCGGTGATGGTCGAGCAAGCCTATGGCCGGATCATCAACGTCAGCTCAATGAATGGCCAGACCGCCGCGTTCGGCCAGGCCAACTACGGCGCCAGCAAGGGCGGCATCATCGCGTTCACCAAAACCGCCGCAGTCGAGCTGGCGCGCTTCAATATCACGGTCAATGCGATCTGCCCCGGCTTCACCATGACCGATATGCTCGCGAAGGTGCCTACCAACATTCAGGATCAGATCCGATCCAAGATCCCACTTGGCCGCTTCGGCACGCCCGAAGACATGGCCAAAGCGGTGACCTTCCTGGTTGAAGGAGGCGACTATATCACTGGCCAGCAGATCAATATCAATGGCGGCGCCTACATGTAA
- a CDS encoding alpha/beta fold hydrolase, protein MTASEHSVMTSPTDLFAELEHIAEQARTFGRLMTTDAKIGQTPKELIWTLNKAKLYRYVPVVPAEKLHHIPLLLVFAIMNRPHVLDLRPGHSFVEYMVKRGFDVYLLDWGIPGPEDRNLKFDDYALEYLPRVVRKVKATSGSEQFSMLGWCLGALISTLYASLRPDDGLRNLILLTAPLDFTDKKAGGFIRWTSEKAFNADRVVSTFGNIPGEMIDYGAKALKPVENYISNYINLWDNIDNPKVVEGWHAMNTWVREIIPMAGGAYRQLINEFYKENRLAAGTLMIRGEPVNLAKLRANLLNVIAESDHITPPCQSEGVMDKIGSTDKELFRVRGGHIGIMAGSGAEKNTWPHIEHWLRARAD, encoded by the coding sequence ATGACTGCGAGTGAACATTCGGTCATGACCTCGCCCACCGACCTGTTCGCCGAGCTCGAGCATATCGCCGAGCAGGCGCGCACCTTCGGTCGGCTGATGACCACCGACGCCAAAATCGGCCAGACGCCCAAAGAGCTGATCTGGACGCTCAACAAAGCCAAGCTCTACCGCTATGTGCCGGTTGTGCCGGCCGAGAAGCTGCACCACATCCCGCTGCTGCTGGTGTTCGCGATCATGAACCGGCCGCATGTGCTCGACCTGCGGCCCGGCCATAGCTTCGTCGAATATATGGTCAAGCGCGGCTTCGATGTGTACCTACTCGACTGGGGCATCCCCGGCCCCGAGGATCGCAACCTCAAGTTCGACGACTACGCGCTCGAGTATTTGCCGCGCGTGGTGCGCAAGGTCAAGGCAACCTCGGGCTCCGAGCAGTTCAGTATGCTCGGCTGGTGCCTCGGCGCGCTGATCTCGACGCTCTACGCTAGCCTGCGCCCCGACGATGGCTTGAGGAACCTGATCCTGCTGACCGCACCGCTCGATTTCACCGACAAGAAGGCCGGCGGCTTCATCCGCTGGACCAGCGAGAAGGCCTTCAATGCCGACCGAGTCGTGTCAACGTTCGGCAATATCCCTGGCGAAATGATCGACTACGGCGCCAAGGCGCTCAAGCCGGTCGAGAATTACATCAGTAATTATATCAATCTTTGGGACAATATCGACAACCCCAAGGTGGTCGAGGGCTGGCATGCCATGAACACCTGGGTGCGCGAGATCATCCCAATGGCCGGCGGCGCGTACCGCCAGCTGATCAACGAGTTCTACAAAGAGAACCGGCTGGCCGCCGGCACGCTCATGATCCGCGGCGAGCCGGTTAATCTGGCCAAGCTGCGCGCGAACCTGCTGAACGTGATCGCCGAGTCCGACCATATCACGCCGCCGTGTCAGTCGGAAGGTGTGATGGATAAGATCGGCAGCACCGACAAAGAGCTGTTCCGCGTTCGCGGCGGCCACATCGGGATCATGGCTGGCAGCGGCGCCGAGAAGAACACCTGGCCGCATATCGAGCACTGGCTGCGCGCCCGCGCCGATTAG
- a CDS encoding enoyl-CoA hydratase gives MSGTATTYQHILFERSGPIGYVTMNRPSKRNALSVEHMLELTACLQAIGADRMIAAVIVRGNGPAFCAGHDLAEMLDQPREFYEHEFGVCTELMETIVGLPQPVIAQVHGIATAAGCQLVATCDLAVAAEDARFATPGVKIGLFCSTPMVALSRAVGRKQAMQMLLTGEMISAHEARQYGLVNRVVPAERLADETRALAEQIAAASQLVVGIGKQAFYRQIDLPLHAAYVYASEVMAANAQLADAQEGMCAFVEKRRPSWRNQ, from the coding sequence ATGAGCGGCACCGCAACAACCTACCAGCATATCCTATTCGAGCGCAGCGGCCCGATCGGCTATGTGACCATGAACCGCCCGTCCAAGCGCAATGCGCTCTCGGTTGAGCATATGCTCGAGCTGACCGCCTGCCTCCAGGCGATCGGCGCCGACCGGATGATCGCGGCGGTGATCGTGCGTGGGAATGGGCCGGCCTTCTGTGCCGGGCACGACCTGGCCGAGATGCTCGACCAGCCGCGCGAGTTCTACGAGCACGAATTTGGCGTGTGTACCGAGCTGATGGAGACGATCGTTGGGCTGCCGCAGCCGGTGATTGCACAGGTGCATGGCATTGCGACTGCTGCCGGCTGCCAGCTGGTGGCCACCTGCGATCTGGCGGTGGCGGCCGAGGATGCGCGCTTTGCCACGCCGGGGGTCAAGATCGGCCTGTTCTGCTCGACGCCCATGGTGGCGCTGAGCCGTGCGGTTGGCCGCAAGCAGGCCATGCAGATGCTGCTGACCGGCGAGATGATCTCGGCGCACGAGGCCCGCCAGTATGGGCTGGTGAACCGCGTGGTGCCGGCCGAGCGCCTGGCCGACGAGACGCGCGCGCTGGCCGAGCAGATCGCTGCGGCCAGCCAGCTGGTGGTGGGCATCGGCAAGCAGGCATTCTACCGCCAGATCGACCTGCCGCTGCACGCGGCCTATGTGTATGCCAGCGAGGTTATGGCTGCCAACGCCCAGCTCGCCGATGCTCAAGAGGGCATGTGCGCGTTTGTCGAGAAGCGTAGGCCGAGCTGGCGCAACCAGTAG
- a CDS encoding long-chain-fatty-acid--CoA ligase, which yields MLQQGQVYRSELTPVSFLRRSAYVYPEKIAVVHGDRRFSYREFDERVNRLASHLRADGLQKHDRVAFLCPNTPPMLEAHFAVPAAGGVLVAINTRLSTPEIAYILAHSGASFLFVDAELAPLVEPIDLTALKVVRISDSGTPDDPYEQYLAAGSPTPVVSWLEDEEEPISINYTSGTTGRPKGVMYTHRGAYLNALGQIAEAGLSGDSVYLWSLPMFHCNGWCFTWAVVAALASNVCLRKIEPARMWQLFASEGVTHYCGAPTVQISLMNAPEAHRLERPVTVFVAGAPPSPTLLGQLKERNFRAVHVYGLTETYGPITSCIWHHEWDALPAEAQARLRARQGQGQITSDLVRVVDTDTNDVPRDGETMGEVVMRGNIVMKGYYDQPDATADAFRNGWFHSGDLGVWHADGYIELRDRKKDIIISGGENISTIEVEQTVSRHPAVLECAVVAIPDEKWGERPKAFVTLKPGQHASEQEIIEFCRQQIAHFKCPAAVEFTELPKTSTGKVQKFVLREKEWGGRGKRIN from the coding sequence ATGCTGCAGCAGGGCCAGGTGTATCGTAGCGAGCTCACGCCGGTGAGCTTTCTGCGCCGGAGCGCCTATGTCTACCCCGAGAAGATCGCGGTGGTGCATGGCGACCGGCGCTTCTCGTATCGCGAGTTCGATGAGCGCGTGAACCGCCTGGCGTCGCATCTGCGCGCCGATGGCCTGCAGAAGCACGACCGTGTGGCGTTCCTGTGCCCGAATACCCCGCCGATGCTCGAGGCCCACTTCGCGGTGCCGGCCGCCGGCGGCGTGCTGGTGGCGATCAACACGCGCCTGAGCACGCCAGAGATTGCCTACATCCTCGCGCACTCAGGCGCCAGCTTCCTGTTCGTCGACGCCGAGCTGGCGCCGCTGGTCGAGCCGATCGACCTGACCGCGCTCAAGGTGGTGCGGATCAGCGATAGCGGCACGCCCGACGACCCATACGAGCAGTACCTGGCCGCCGGCTCGCCCACGCCAGTCGTAAGCTGGCTCGAGGATGAAGAGGAGCCGATCTCGATCAACTATACCTCGGGCACCACCGGCCGGCCCAAGGGCGTGATGTATACGCATCGCGGGGCCTACCTCAATGCGCTCGGCCAGATCGCCGAGGCCGGCCTGAGCGGCGACTCGGTGTACCTCTGGTCGCTGCCCATGTTCCACTGCAACGGCTGGTGCTTCACATGGGCGGTGGTGGCCGCGCTGGCCAGCAACGTATGCCTGCGCAAGATCGAGCCGGCGCGTATGTGGCAGCTGTTCGCCAGCGAGGGCGTCACGCACTACTGCGGCGCGCCGACGGTGCAGATCAGCCTGATGAACGCGCCCGAGGCGCACCGGCTCGAGCGGCCGGTGACGGTGTTCGTGGCCGGCGCGCCACCCTCGCCCACGCTACTGGGCCAGCTAAAGGAGCGCAACTTCCGCGCCGTGCATGTGTATGGCCTCACCGAGACATACGGGCCGATCACCAGCTGCATCTGGCACCACGAGTGGGATGCGCTGCCGGCCGAGGCCCAGGCGCGCCTGCGCGCACGCCAGGGCCAGGGCCAAATCACATCCGACCTGGTGCGCGTGGTCGATACTGACACGAACGATGTGCCGCGCGATGGCGAGACCATGGGCGAGGTGGTGATGCGCGGCAATATTGTGATGAAGGGCTACTACGACCAGCCCGATGCCACGGCCGATGCCTTTCGCAATGGCTGGTTTCACTCGGGCGACCTGGGAGTGTGGCATGCCGACGGCTATATTGAGCTGCGCGATCGGAAGAAAGACATCATCATCTCGGGTGGCGAAAACATTTCGACGATTGAGGTCGAGCAGACGGTGTCGCGGCACCCGGCGGTGCTCGAGTGCGCGGTGGTGGCCATCCCCGATGAAAAGTGGGGCGAGCGTCCCAAAGCCTTCGTGACGCTCAAACCTGGCCAGCACGCCAGCGAGCAGGAGATCATCGAGTTCTGCCGGCAGCAGATCGCACACTTCAAGTGCCCGGCCGCAGTCGAGTTTACCGAGCTGCCCAAGACCTCTACCGGTAAGGTGCAGAAGTTTGTGCTGCGCGAGAAGGAGTGGGGTGGGCGGGGTAAGCGGATCAACTAA